The following coding sequences are from one Verrucosispora sp. WMMD573 window:
- a CDS encoding FAD-dependent oxidoreductase, which yields MSLSPARVLAALNAVRPPDQASPVMGKAVVIGGSIAGMLAARVLSDHAESVVVIDRDDLQATAGRPGVPQGTQLHALLPGGFLQLEQLFPGFRDQALAQGAIEAPPAARRNYLDGRLKVVVPDDADSLAGSRPLLESLIRQQVLRLPNVKTVTARATGLVFDGAVTSGVRCEVGGSPGVEHADLVVDAMGRSSRLSEWLAEAGWERPALRRMTVHLNYATALFRRDEAEPEHTVVLALHSPTRSVDVAGAAFFAIEDGRWMAMMAGYGEHRPGRTAEDFVRRLREQFPPEFATVADSEILGDVQTYRHADSRRRDFHAVTRLPGGLVSVGDAVASFNPVYGQGITAAALHAACLAHYLRPGPDLALPARHFFALQKIVVDAAWSISTSADLALPHVEGPYPRGYRFSSWVSRQIVAATVTDVTTARRFNDVVSMRKHPSSLAAPKVILGALRANRRAR from the coding sequence ATGTCCCTCTCTCCGGCTCGGGTCCTCGCCGCGCTGAACGCGGTGCGACCGCCCGACCAGGCGTCCCCCGTCATGGGCAAGGCGGTGGTGATCGGCGGCAGCATCGCCGGCATGCTGGCCGCCCGGGTGCTTTCCGATCACGCCGAGAGCGTGGTGGTCATCGACCGCGACGACCTGCAGGCGACCGCTGGACGACCGGGCGTGCCACAGGGGACACAACTGCACGCCCTGCTGCCCGGCGGCTTCCTCCAGTTGGAGCAGCTGTTCCCCGGCTTCCGGGACCAGGCGCTGGCGCAGGGGGCGATCGAGGCACCGCCCGCGGCCCGGCGCAACTACCTGGACGGCCGGCTGAAGGTCGTCGTACCGGACGACGCCGACAGCCTGGCCGGCAGCCGGCCGCTGCTGGAGTCGTTGATCCGACAGCAGGTGTTGCGGCTACCCAATGTCAAGACCGTCACCGCGCGGGCCACCGGGCTGGTGTTCGACGGTGCGGTGACCAGCGGGGTCCGGTGCGAGGTCGGCGGTTCGCCCGGTGTCGAGCACGCCGACCTGGTGGTGGACGCCATGGGGCGGTCCAGCCGGCTCTCCGAGTGGCTGGCGGAGGCCGGGTGGGAGCGGCCGGCGCTGCGGCGGATGACGGTGCACCTCAACTACGCGACCGCCCTGTTCCGACGCGACGAGGCGGAGCCCGAGCACACCGTGGTGCTGGCGCTGCACAGCCCGACGAGGTCCGTGGACGTCGCCGGTGCCGCGTTCTTCGCGATCGAGGACGGTCGATGGATGGCGATGATGGCCGGTTACGGGGAGCACCGTCCCGGCCGTACCGCCGAGGATTTCGTCCGCCGGCTGCGGGAGCAGTTCCCGCCGGAGTTCGCGACGGTCGCCGACAGCGAGATCCTCGGCGACGTGCAGACCTACCGGCACGCCGACAGCCGGCGTCGGGACTTCCACGCGGTGACCCGGCTGCCGGGCGGGCTGGTCAGCGTCGGTGACGCGGTCGCCTCGTTCAACCCGGTGTACGGGCAGGGCATCACCGCCGCCGCGCTGCACGCGGCCTGCCTGGCGCACTACCTGCGGCCCGGTCCGGACCTCGCGCTGCCGGCCCGCCACTTCTTCGCCCTTCAGAAGATCGTGGTCGATGCCGCCTGGTCGATCTCGACCTCGGCCGACCTGGCGTTGCCGCACGTCGAGGGTCCCTACCCACGCGGCTACCGGTTCTCCAGCTGGGTGAGCCGGCAGATCGTCGCGGCGACCGTCACCGACGTGACCACAGCCCGCCGGTTCAACGACGTCGTCTCGATGCGCAAGCACCCGAGTTCGCTGGCCGCACCGAAGGTGATCCTCGGCGCCCTGCGCGCCAACCGGCGCGCCCGCTGA
- a CDS encoding tetratricopeptide repeat protein, whose product MSPEVEDLTLLDEDALADLRWYLEDFLRAPFGAYAERGEGVATRLIEWGRAMFAVVFGTAPEEYELLRASSAPEVVFRSDRPDWLGLPWELLADPTRPTPLALDGVRITRMLASDERAAGIAVADEQPRVLMVIARPDGERDVAFRSIARPMLAAVDHRAEVVVLRPPTLERLAETLIGARVAGRPFHIVHLDCHGELAEEAVLLLEQPGVGAERVRAAQLARVLADARVPVVVLNACQSGAMGSTVEAAVATRLVAGGATAVVAMAYTVYAVAAAEFMTAFYQRLFSGATVAEAVLSGRARMARHPERPSPAGRRPLEDWVIPVHYARAEVRFPDRPGPPASVAEHRALTAVGAFVGRDHEFHRLEASAVTCPVILLHGPAGVGKSELAKAFGRWWRDTSGVRSPEHVVWYSFEPGGPTFGVVGLVTEIGLQVFGPAFASAEDGRRRAMVDQLLRRERLLIILDNFEAVGADDARDGERDRRELQDFLAGLGRSVVLVTSRTDEARLGEVRRIELGGLGPEESAEYTDRLLAPYPDAVRRRSQPAFQQLLDWLDGHPLTMRLVLPHLETTDPDVLLAGLRGMAELPQGYGTGRTGSLAASLSYSSSRLPSHSRRLLTVTALFQGITDADVLVLLSANPDAPERFRHVTADEWVAVLNEATHVGLLVDSGSGTYRLHPALPAYFLGEWRAAAADSFAVEFAAARRALVDAMAVLANWGYEQLLRGEPLWGHAIAHLHRSNLSQALRGALDAGMWAQALHLGLLMNEEWGWSGRTDEADGWTDRVRLAVEDADGEPPRTPAQGSSLWLFFVSAQLNRSPQADPVASEAMYHKVHDVLLDQPESSQRQRQLAVVAGQLGQLCMRAGRHDEALRWFERVLGIAQELGYPHGVASVHQWYGDIAVAKGRWDEAEQWYEKSMSGSREAGDQPGVATSCQSLGKVAWMRQDFDAAERWYREALAVREEMYDQRGTATVLVALGEVAHYRGDFDAAERWYSQALVAREQAGDLLGAAFVCYELGALEQRRQRWDIAEQWYRRSIPAATIAADSSQLGLTHHALGTLAEARGRDVTAEEWYRRALADFTRAGNRIGVASCHGSLGLLAERRGDLAAALEHVVRCVTQFDDFPNPATGPAPGHLRRLVDRLGLAALRGTWLRVAGVDLPETVRRQVTADGDGSPSR is encoded by the coding sequence GTGTCACCTGAAGTCGAGGATCTCACTCTCCTCGACGAGGATGCTCTCGCCGACCTGCGGTGGTACCTGGAGGATTTCCTACGGGCCCCGTTCGGGGCGTACGCCGAGCGCGGAGAAGGGGTCGCCACCCGGCTGATCGAGTGGGGCCGGGCCATGTTCGCGGTGGTCTTCGGCACCGCACCCGAGGAGTACGAACTGCTGCGCGCCTCGTCGGCACCGGAGGTCGTCTTCCGGTCGGACCGCCCCGACTGGCTGGGGTTGCCGTGGGAGCTTCTCGCCGACCCGACCCGGCCGACACCGCTGGCCCTGGACGGCGTACGCATCACCCGGATGTTGGCGTCCGATGAGCGGGCCGCGGGCATCGCGGTCGCCGACGAGCAACCGCGGGTCCTCATGGTCATCGCCCGCCCCGACGGCGAGCGGGACGTGGCGTTCCGCAGCATCGCCCGGCCGATGCTCGCCGCCGTCGACCACCGGGCAGAGGTGGTCGTGCTGCGACCACCGACGCTGGAACGTCTCGCGGAGACGCTGATCGGGGCACGGGTGGCGGGCAGACCTTTCCACATCGTGCATCTGGACTGCCATGGCGAGTTGGCCGAGGAGGCGGTGCTGCTGCTGGAGCAGCCAGGGGTCGGGGCAGAGCGGGTACGGGCCGCACAGCTGGCCCGGGTACTCGCCGACGCCCGGGTGCCGGTCGTCGTGCTCAACGCCTGTCAGTCCGGGGCCATGGGGTCCACCGTGGAGGCGGCCGTCGCCACCCGGCTGGTCGCCGGTGGTGCGACCGCAGTCGTGGCGATGGCCTACACGGTGTACGCGGTCGCCGCCGCCGAGTTCATGACCGCGTTCTACCAGCGGCTGTTCTCGGGCGCCACGGTGGCCGAGGCGGTGTTGTCCGGCCGGGCCCGGATGGCGCGTCACCCCGAGCGACCGAGCCCGGCCGGTCGGCGACCGCTGGAGGACTGGGTGATCCCGGTCCACTACGCCCGCGCGGAGGTGCGGTTCCCGGACCGGCCGGGTCCGCCGGCGTCCGTGGCGGAGCACCGCGCGCTCACCGCCGTCGGCGCCTTCGTCGGGCGCGACCACGAGTTCCACCGGCTGGAGGCGTCCGCCGTCACCTGTCCGGTGATCCTGCTGCACGGACCGGCCGGGGTGGGCAAGTCGGAGCTGGCCAAGGCGTTCGGGCGGTGGTGGCGCGACACCTCTGGTGTCCGGTCGCCCGAGCACGTGGTCTGGTATTCCTTCGAACCCGGCGGGCCCACCTTCGGAGTGGTGGGCCTCGTCACGGAGATCGGCCTACAGGTCTTCGGCCCCGCCTTCGCGTCCGCCGAGGACGGGCGGCGACGGGCCATGGTCGACCAACTTCTACGCCGCGAACGCCTCCTGATCATCCTGGACAACTTCGAGGCGGTCGGCGCCGACGACGCCCGTGACGGCGAACGCGACAGGCGTGAACTCCAGGACTTCCTGGCCGGCCTCGGTCGCAGTGTGGTGCTGGTGACCAGCCGGACCGACGAGGCTCGGCTCGGCGAGGTGCGGCGGATCGAGCTGGGTGGTCTCGGGCCGGAGGAGAGTGCGGAGTATACCGACCGACTGCTGGCGCCCTATCCCGACGCGGTACGCAGACGCAGTCAGCCGGCGTTCCAGCAACTGCTCGACTGGCTCGACGGGCACCCGTTGACGATGCGGCTGGTGCTGCCGCATCTGGAGACCACCGACCCTGACGTACTGCTCGCCGGCCTGCGCGGCATGGCGGAGCTGCCCCAGGGGTACGGGACCGGGCGTACGGGCTCGCTGGCGGCCAGCCTGTCCTACTCAAGCTCCCGGCTGCCGTCCCACAGTCGTCGCCTGCTGACCGTGACCGCGCTGTTCCAGGGAATCACCGACGCCGACGTGCTGGTGCTGCTGTCGGCAAACCCCGACGCTCCCGAGCGTTTCCGCCACGTCACCGCCGACGAGTGGGTGGCGGTGCTCAACGAGGCGACCCACGTCGGACTGCTCGTCGACAGCGGCTCGGGCACCTACCGCTTGCACCCGGCGCTGCCGGCGTACTTCCTGGGCGAGTGGCGTGCCGCAGCCGCCGACAGCTTCGCGGTCGAGTTCGCCGCCGCGCGCCGCGCGCTTGTCGACGCGATGGCGGTCCTGGCCAACTGGGGTTACGAACAGCTGCTGCGCGGCGAGCCGCTGTGGGGACACGCCATCGCCCACCTGCACCGGTCCAATCTCAGCCAGGCGCTGCGTGGGGCGCTCGACGCCGGGATGTGGGCGCAGGCACTGCATCTCGGCCTGCTGATGAACGAGGAGTGGGGATGGAGTGGGCGCACCGACGAGGCCGACGGCTGGACCGACCGGGTACGCCTCGCGGTGGAGGATGCCGACGGTGAGCCGCCGAGGACCCCGGCGCAGGGCAGCTCCCTGTGGCTGTTCTTCGTCAGCGCCCAGCTGAACCGGTCCCCGCAGGCCGACCCGGTGGCATCGGAGGCCATGTACCACAAGGTCCACGATGTGCTGCTCGATCAGCCGGAGAGCAGCCAGCGCCAACGGCAGCTGGCGGTCGTGGCCGGCCAGTTGGGCCAGTTGTGCATGCGGGCGGGTCGGCACGACGAGGCGCTGCGCTGGTTCGAGCGGGTGCTGGGCATCGCGCAGGAACTCGGGTATCCGCACGGCGTGGCGAGCGTCCACCAGTGGTACGGCGACATCGCCGTGGCCAAGGGGAGGTGGGACGAGGCGGAGCAGTGGTACGAGAAGTCGATGTCCGGTAGCCGGGAGGCCGGCGACCAGCCCGGTGTCGCCACCTCGTGCCAGTCGCTGGGCAAGGTGGCGTGGATGCGGCAGGACTTCGACGCGGCGGAGCGGTGGTACCGCGAGGCGCTGGCGGTGCGGGAAGAAATGTACGACCAGCGCGGGACGGCCACGGTGCTTGTCGCTCTCGGCGAGGTCGCCCACTACCGAGGCGACTTCGACGCCGCCGAGCGTTGGTACAGCCAGGCGTTGGTGGCCCGGGAGCAGGCGGGCGATCTGCTGGGTGCGGCGTTCGTCTGCTACGAACTTGGTGCGCTTGAGCAACGGCGGCAGCGGTGGGACATCGCCGAGCAGTGGTATCGGCGGTCGATTCCGGCGGCCACCATCGCGGCGGACAGCAGCCAGCTCGGCCTGACCCATCACGCGCTGGGCACCCTGGCCGAGGCTCGGGGACGGGACGTGACGGCGGAGGAGTGGTACCGCCGGGCGCTCGCCGATTTCACCCGGGCCGGTAACCGGATCGGCGTCGCCTCCTGCCACGGCTCGCTGGGGCTGCTCGCGGAGCGGCGGGGCGATCTGGCGGCGGCCCTGGAACATGTGGTGCGCTGCGTGACCCAGTTCGACGACTTTCCGAACCCGGCCACCGGCCCGGCCCCGGGCCACCTGCGTCGCCTGGTCGACCGGTTGGGGCTCGCGGCTCTCCGGGGGACCTGGCTCCGCGTCGCCGGAGTCGACCTGCCCGAGACGGTCCGCCGCCAGGTGACCGCCGATGGTGACGGCTCGCCGAGCCGCTGA
- a CDS encoding cation diffusion facilitator family transporter gives MGAGHDHGQQVARAGEKHRGRLWAAFALLAIFMLVEAVGAWVTGSLALLSDAGHMFTDVLGIGMALAAITAASRASRDGQRTFGLYRMEVLAALANAVLLSGVALYVLVEALRRFDEPPEVLVGPMLAVAAGGLVANVVAFLLLRAGSTESLNVRGAYLEVLGDLLASVGVLVAAGVIALTGWWYADPIVAVGVGLFILPRTYRLARAALRVLVQAAPPHVDVAEVRDGLRGLDGVADVHDLHLWTLTSGMEVASAHLTLDTGADLAPVLAAARQLLHDRFRIEHATLQVEPRDAEGICGGAHW, from the coding sequence GTGGGTGCCGGGCACGATCACGGGCAGCAGGTTGCCCGGGCGGGGGAGAAGCACCGCGGGCGCCTGTGGGCGGCCTTCGCCCTGCTGGCGATCTTCATGCTGGTGGAGGCGGTCGGAGCCTGGGTGACCGGTTCCCTGGCCCTGTTGTCGGACGCCGGGCACATGTTCACCGACGTGCTGGGCATCGGCATGGCGCTCGCCGCGATCACCGCCGCGAGCCGGGCCTCCCGGGACGGCCAGCGAACCTTCGGCCTGTACCGGATGGAGGTCCTGGCGGCGCTGGCCAACGCGGTGCTGCTCTCCGGGGTGGCCCTCTACGTGCTGGTGGAGGCGCTGCGGCGGTTCGACGAGCCACCGGAGGTGCTGGTCGGCCCGATGCTGGCGGTGGCCGCCGGCGGGCTGGTCGCCAACGTGGTCGCCTTCCTGCTGCTGCGCGCCGGGTCGACGGAGAGCCTCAACGTGCGCGGCGCCTACCTGGAGGTCCTCGGTGACCTGCTCGCCTCGGTGGGCGTGCTGGTCGCGGCCGGGGTGATCGCGCTGACCGGCTGGTGGTACGCGGACCCGATCGTCGCCGTCGGGGTGGGCCTGTTCATCCTGCCCCGCACCTACCGCCTCGCCCGCGCCGCGCTGCGGGTGCTGGTGCAGGCAGCGCCGCCGCACGTGGACGTCGCCGAGGTACGCGACGGCCTGCGTGGGCTCGACGGCGTCGCCGACGTGCACGATCTGCACCTGTGGACCCTGACCTCGGGCATGGAGGTGGCCTCGGCGCACCTCACCCTGGACACCGGTGCGGACCTGGCCCCGGTGCTGGCCGCCGCCCGGCAGCTGCTGCACGACCGCTTTCGCATCGAGCACGCCACGTTGCAGGTCGAGCCACGCGATGCCGAAGGCATCTGCGGCGGCGCCCACTGGTGA
- a CDS encoding YccF domain-containing protein: protein MIRFLLNVLWLIFGGGLVLAVGYGIAALICFVLVVTIPFGVASLRLASYSLWPFGRTLAPKPGVGVASGLANIIWVLLAGWWLALSHIVAGVGLCLTIIGIPFGVANFKLVPAAIWPLGQEVVPAP, encoded by the coding sequence ATGATCCGATTCCTGCTGAACGTGCTCTGGCTCATCTTCGGTGGCGGCCTGGTGCTGGCGGTCGGCTACGGCATCGCCGCCCTGATCTGCTTCGTACTCGTCGTCACCATCCCGTTCGGCGTGGCGTCGCTGCGGCTGGCGTCATACTCGCTGTGGCCCTTCGGCCGGACCCTGGCACCCAAGCCCGGCGTCGGGGTGGCCTCGGGTCTGGCCAACATCATCTGGGTGCTGCTGGCCGGCTGGTGGCTGGCGCTCTCGCACATCGTCGCCGGCGTCGGCCTCTGCCTGACCATCATCGGCATCCCGTTCGGCGTGGCCAACTTCAAGCTCGTCCCGGCGGCCATCTGGCCGCTGGGTCAGGAGGTCGTACCCGCGCCCTGA
- a CDS encoding cellulase family glycosylhydrolase yields MAGLKGTLRRTRWRFGLVVSGVAALLAGAGLITAGTAHAAAGCRVAYSAPSQWPGGFTANVAVTNLGDPLNGWRLTWTFPSGQRVTQAWNATVTSSGNDVTASNVSYNAALGTNQTVSFGFNGSWSGSNTAPTTFALNGVTCTGSVGTTPPPTTTPPPSTPPPSTPPPTSPPPAGDPMAYVAAMQPGWNLGNTFDAVGADETAWGNPRVTQAQLDAIRAQGFNSIRIPVTWSNHHGPAPSYTIDAAWLNRIKEVVGWALDDGFYVMINLHHDSWQWIHEMPTNRTTVLNRYNALWTQIAAAFRDHSPRLHFESVNEPQFANSSGDAQNAELLHELNVNFHRIVRASGGTNATRMLVLPTLHTSSEQARINELTTTINQLNDRNLIATVHFYGYWPFSVNVAGGTRFDATTQQDLTDSFDRVHNAFVTRNIPVVIGEYGLLGFDRHTGTIQQGEKLKFFEFLGHYARSKRITTQLWDNGQHFDRVAFQWKDPELWAQIKSSWTTRSGTASSDQVYVPRTGSITAKSLTLNLNGTTFQGLRQGSTNLVQGTDYTVSGNQLTITASALTRLVGNRAYGVNASLQARFSAGVPWRIDVISYDTPVLSNATGTTAAFAIPTQFRGDQLATMEARYADGSNAGPHDWTSFKEFDVAFSPDYPGNRITLTDTFFGEVRDGAAVTLTFHFWSGAQVTYRVTRSGGNVTGVTG; encoded by the coding sequence ATGGCTGGGCTGAAGGGCACACTACGCAGGACACGTTGGCGATTCGGCCTGGTCGTCAGCGGCGTCGCCGCACTACTGGCCGGAGCCGGCCTGATCACCGCCGGCACCGCGCACGCGGCGGCCGGATGCCGGGTGGCGTACTCCGCCCCCAGCCAGTGGCCGGGCGGATTCACCGCCAACGTCGCCGTGACCAACCTCGGCGACCCGCTCAACGGCTGGCGGCTGACCTGGACGTTCCCCTCGGGGCAGCGGGTCACGCAGGCGTGGAACGCCACGGTCACCTCCTCCGGCAACGACGTCACCGCCAGCAACGTCAGCTACAACGCCGCGCTGGGCACCAACCAGACCGTCTCGTTCGGCTTCAACGGTTCGTGGTCCGGCAGCAACACCGCACCGACCACCTTCGCCCTCAACGGCGTCACCTGCACCGGCAGCGTCGGCACCACCCCGCCGCCGACCACCACCCCGCCGCCGAGCACGCCACCGCCGAGCACCCCGCCACCGACCAGCCCGCCGCCGGCCGGCGACCCGATGGCCTACGTGGCCGCGATGCAGCCCGGCTGGAACCTCGGCAACACCTTCGACGCGGTCGGCGCCGACGAGACCGCGTGGGGCAACCCACGCGTCACCCAGGCGCAGCTCGACGCCATCCGGGCGCAGGGCTTCAACAGCATCCGGATCCCGGTGACCTGGAGCAACCACCACGGGCCCGCGCCGTCGTACACCATCGACGCGGCCTGGCTCAACCGCATCAAGGAGGTCGTCGGCTGGGCCCTGGACGACGGCTTCTACGTGATGATCAACCTGCACCACGACTCGTGGCAGTGGATCCACGAGATGCCGACGAACCGGACCACGGTGCTCAACCGCTACAACGCGCTGTGGACCCAGATCGCCGCCGCGTTCCGGGACCACTCGCCGAGGCTGCACTTCGAGAGCGTCAACGAGCCGCAGTTCGCCAACAGCTCCGGCGACGCCCAGAACGCGGAGCTGCTGCACGAGCTGAACGTCAACTTCCACCGGATCGTACGCGCCTCCGGCGGCACCAACGCCACCCGGATGCTGGTCCTGCCGACCCTGCACACCTCATCCGAGCAGGCCCGGATCAACGAGCTGACCACGACGATCAATCAGCTCAACGACCGCAACCTGATCGCCACCGTGCACTTCTACGGGTACTGGCCGTTCAGCGTCAACGTCGCCGGTGGCACCCGCTTCGACGCCACCACCCAGCAGGATCTGACCGACTCGTTCGACCGGGTGCACAATGCCTTCGTGACCCGCAACATCCCGGTCGTCATCGGCGAGTACGGGCTGCTCGGCTTCGACCGGCACACCGGCACCATCCAGCAGGGCGAGAAGCTCAAGTTCTTCGAGTTCCTCGGGCACTACGCGCGATCCAAGCGGATCACCACCCAGCTCTGGGACAACGGCCAGCACTTCGACCGGGTCGCCTTCCAGTGGAAGGACCCGGAGCTGTGGGCACAGATCAAGTCGAGCTGGACGACCCGCTCCGGCACCGCGTCGTCCGACCAGGTGTACGTGCCGCGTACCGGCTCGATCACCGCGAAGTCGCTGACCCTGAACCTGAACGGCACCACCTTCCAGGGTTTGCGCCAGGGCAGCACCAACCTGGTGCAGGGCACCGACTACACGGTGTCCGGCAACCAGCTCACCATCACCGCGAGCGCGCTCACCCGGCTGGTCGGCAACCGGGCGTACGGGGTCAACGCCAGCCTCCAGGCCCGCTTCTCGGCCGGTGTGCCCTGGCGGATCGACGTGATCAGCTACGACACGCCGGTGCTCTCCAACGCCACCGGCACGACCGCTGCCTTCGCCATCCCGACCCAGTTCCGCGGTGACCAGCTCGCCACCATGGAGGCGAGGTACGCCGACGGCAGCAACGCCGGCCCGCACGACTGGACGTCGTTCAAGGAGTTCGACGTGGCCTTCAGCCCCGACTACCCGGGTAACCGGATCACGTTGACCGACACCTTCTTCGGCGAGGTCCGCGACGGGGCAGCGGTCACCCTCACCTTCCACTTCTGGAGCGGTGCCCAGGTCACCTACCGCGTCACCCGGTCCGGCGGCAACGTCACCGGGGTCACCGGCTGA